In Tripterygium wilfordii isolate XIE 37 chromosome 23, ASM1340144v1, whole genome shotgun sequence, one genomic interval encodes:
- the LOC119993252 gene encoding leucine-rich repeat extensin-like protein 4 has translation MKKTHFHSLSTLVVPIVFFFVGLVCVCSAEQRISITSHGGLTDAEAQYIRHRQLLYHRDEFGDRGEMVTVDPSLVFENDRIKSAYYALQAWKQAILSDPLNLTANWVGANVCNYTGVFCAPALDNPKIRTVAGIDLNHGDIAGYLPEELGMLVDLALFHINSNRFCGTVPQKFKKLKLLFELDLSNNRFAGKFPKVVLSLPTLKFLDLRFNEFEGTVPPELFDKDLDAIFINHNRFVFDLPSNFGNSPVSVIVLANNKFHGCVPSSLGNMSNLNEIIMMNNGFRSCLPPEIGMLKNLTVFDVSFNELMGPLPNTIGGMVSLEQLNVAHNMLSGSIPAIICQLPNLQNFTYSYNFFTGEPPVCLSLPDFDDRRNCLPARPKQRSTGQCRAFLSKKVDCSSFRCAPFVPSLPPPPPPSPPIPVPSPPVVVPSPPPPVLSPPPPVFNPQSPPPPPPILSPPPPPPPPPPVFSPPPPPYPVYSPPPPPPSPPPPVYSPPPPPPPVYSPPPPPPVYSPPPPPPPPPPPPPPPPVYSPPPPSPPPPSPPPPPPVVSPPPSSPPPPSSPPPIPYCVHSPPPPPPNSPPPPSPTQVFSPPPPIPYYYSSPPPPPHSPPPPPHSPPPPIYPYLSPPPPPPVHSPPPPVHSPPPPSPPPCIEPPSPPPPSSSPPPPTPYKSPPSPSPPPPPVTYSAPPPPPPPVQYHSPPPPSLSPPTPVHNHSPPPPVHYHSPPSPLPSPPPHPIPCENPPPALSPPIVYGSPPPPAPVYEGPLPPIPVISYASPPPPPFY, from the coding sequence AGTAGACCCATCTCTGGTCTTTGAAAATGATAGAATTAAGAGTGCTTACTATGCTTTACAAGCTTGGAAGCAAGCCATTCTCTCCGATCCATTGAATCTCACTGCGAATTGGGTGGGGGCTAATGTCTGCAACTACACCGGCGTGTTTTGTGCTCCTGCACTTGACAACCCCAAGATCCGAACCGTCGCCGGCATTGATCTCAACCATGGGGATATTGCAGGGTACTTGCCGGAGGAGCTTGGGATGCTCGTGGATCTCGCATTGTTTCACATCAATTCAAACAGGTTCTGTGGTACTGTGCCGCAGAAGTTCAAGAAGTTAAAGCTACTGTTCGAGCTAGATCTTAGCAACAATCGATTTGCTGGCAAGTTCCCTAAAGTGGTTCTTTCACTACCAACACTGAAGTTCTTAGATCTGAGATTCAACGAATTTGAAGGCACTGTCCCGCCAGAGCTTTTTGATAAGGATTTGGACGCAATCTTCATCAACCACAACCGTTTCGTGTTCGATCTGCCGAGCAATTTTGGTAACTCCCCTGTTTCGGTGATTGTGTTGGCGAACAACAAATTTCATGGCTGTGTACCTTCAAGTTTGGGGAACATGTCGAATTTGAATGAGATAATTATGATGAATAATGGGTTCAGATCGTGTTTGCCTCCTGAAATAGGTATGCTCAAGAACTTGACTGTGTTTGATGTAAGCTTTAATGAGTTAATGGGTCCGTTGCCGAACACTATTGGCGGTATGGTTAGTCTTGAACAGCTGAATGTGGCTCATAATATGCTCTCCGGGAGTATTCCGGCGATTATTTGTCAGTTGCCTAATCTGCAGAACTTCACTTATAGTTATAACTTCTTCACCGGAGAGCCGCCGGTATGCTTGAGCTTACCGGACTTTGATGATCGGAGAAACTGTCTGCCGGCGAGGCCGAAGCAGAGGTCTACTGGGCAATGCAGGGCGTTTTTGTCCAAGAAGGTTGATTGCAGCTCGTTTAGATGTGCCCCTTTTGTGCCTTCTTTACCTCCACCTCCCCCTCCCTCACCGCCAATTCCGGTGCCTTCACCGCCTGTTGTGGTGCCCTCTCCTCCCCCGCCAGTATTATCGCCTCCCCCACCTGTATTCAATCCCCAatcaccacctccacctcctccaaTACTTtcgccgccaccaccaccaccaccaccaccaccagttttctcacccccacccccaccatACCCTGTTTATTCACCGCCTCCACCACCTCCTTCACCCCCGCCGCCTGTTTACTCTCCTCCACCACCGCCTCCACCAGTTTACTCTCCACCGCCGCCTCCACCAGTTTActctccacctccaccaccaccaccacctcctcctccacctccacctccaccagtTTACTCTCCACCTCCTCCATCGCCCCCACCTCCATCcccgccaccaccaccgcctGTTGTGTCTCCCCcaccatcatcaccaccaccaccatcatcccCACCACCTATACCATATTGCGTACACTCCCCACCACCGCCTCCACCCAACTCACCACCACCTCCGTCTCCAACTCAAGTTTTCTCTCCACCACCTCCAATTCCTTATTATTATAGTTCACCGCCTCCACCACCACATTCGCCCCCACCTCCTCCACACTCTCCACCGCCTCCCATTTATCCCTATTTATCGCCCCCACCACCTCCTCCCGTCCACTCTCCACCTCCTCCAGTCCATTCCCCACCCCCACCATCCCCGCCTCCTTGTATAGAACCCccttctccacctcctccatcGTCATCACCACCTCCACCAACTCCTTATAAATCCCCACCGTCACCctcacctccaccaccaccagtaACTTACTCAGCCccgccaccgccaccgccaccaGTTCAGTACCATTCCCCTCCTCCACCATCACTATCACCCCCAACACCAGTTCATAATCACTCGCCACCACCTCCTGTTCACTACCATTCGCCACCCTCTCCATTGCCATCTCCACCACCACACCCAATTCCATGTGAAAATCCACCACCTGCTCTCTCACCGCCAATTGTTTATGGTAGTCCGCCGCCTCCAGCCCCAGTGTACGAGGGGCCATTGCCACCCATTCCTGTGATTTCATATGCCTCACCTCCGCCACCACCCTTCTATTGA